A DNA window from Acetobacter aceti NBRC 14818 contains the following coding sequences:
- a CDS encoding rod shape-determining protein has product MFARLLGLMSADMAIDLGTANTLVYVKGRGIVLNEPSVVAIADSRGKKQVLAVGEEAKQMVGRTPGNIMAIRPMRDGVIADFEVAEEMIKHFIRRVHNRSIFASPQVIVCVPSGSTAVERRAIQESAESAGARRVFLIEEPMAAAIGAGLPVTEPSGSMIVDIGGGTTEVAVISLGGIVYARSVRVGGDKMDEAIISYIRRMHNLLIGESSAERIKMSIGSAMMPDDPNDPGPLQNVKGRDLITGAPREVIVSQAQIADSLAEPITQIIEAVKLTLENTPPELAADIVDKGIVLTGGGALLYRLDEVLRLATGLPVTVGEDPLSCVALGTGRALEEMKRLRNVLTTMY; this is encoded by the coding sequence ATGTTCGCTCGCCTGCTGGGTCTCATGTCGGCCGACATGGCAATCGACCTCGGCACTGCCAATACGCTGGTGTATGTCAAAGGCCGCGGTATCGTTCTGAACGAACCGTCCGTTGTGGCCATTGCCGACTCACGTGGCAAAAAACAGGTTCTCGCCGTCGGTGAGGAAGCCAAGCAGATGGTCGGACGCACGCCCGGCAACATCATGGCGATCCGCCCGATGCGTGATGGCGTGATCGCTGACTTCGAAGTCGCGGAAGAGATGATCAAGCACTTCATCCGCCGCGTGCATAATCGCAGCATTTTCGCCAGCCCGCAGGTCATCGTGTGCGTCCCTTCCGGCTCCACGGCTGTCGAGCGCCGCGCCATTCAGGAAAGCGCAGAGAGTGCTGGAGCCCGTCGCGTGTTCCTGATTGAGGAGCCCATGGCAGCAGCCATCGGCGCAGGCCTTCCGGTGACGGAGCCGTCCGGCAGCATGATCGTCGATATTGGTGGCGGCACCACGGAAGTGGCCGTCATCTCTCTTGGTGGAATCGTCTATGCCCGCTCGGTGCGCGTGGGCGGCGACAAGATGGATGAAGCCATCATTTCCTACATCCGCCGGATGCATAATCTTCTGATCGGCGAGAGCTCTGCCGAGCGGATCAAGATGTCCATCGGTTCGGCCATGATGCCGGATGACCCGAACGATCCCGGTCCGCTCCAGAATGTCAAGGGGCGCGATCTCATCACCGGCGCACCGCGTGAAGTCATCGTCTCGCAGGCGCAGATTGCGGATAGTCTTGCCGAACCGATCACCCAGATCATCGAAGCGGTGAAGCTGACGCTGGAAAACACACCACCGGAACTGGCTGCCGATATCGTGGATAAGGGCATTGTTCTGACGGGTGGTGGCGCCCTGCTCTATCGCCTCGATGAAGTGCTGAGGCTGGCGACGGGACTACCGGTTACGGTCGGAGAGGATCCACTATCCTGTGTTGCACTGGGGACAGGCCGTGCGCTTGAGGAAATGAAGCGGCTGCGCAATGTCCTTACGACAATGTATTAA
- the mreC gene encoding rod shape-determining protein MreC: MIPVSIQIRQALDRLWLPAMLLLSIAIMLLGWANQRVTVAARMATADVLSPLWSLVALPSHEISEAVSELHSIGHLAHENAQLRSENENLRGWYDVAVSLTQENATLKDNLHWMPDPLPSFVTGRVVGDVGGLYSHAVLINAGPANGVRVGDVALAADGFAGRVTETGEHSARILLINDVASRIPVLLESSHGTAIMAGDNSSTPRLIFYAQDNHPVEGERVVTSGQADLLPTGIPVGTVHYIHAGTPVMVPYARLNHLSILRVFNFETGTIESPDAPGRVPVTSSRSFRSDGKKDNLLDGMTLGGVVESATGHSPAGYQPQRQDTQGSEKPDSFRTNEEHPQNQNEDDNTQGDHQPLQKSGSIMPHSSFSFPPAGCG, translated from the coding sequence ATGATCCCTGTCTCGATCCAGATTCGTCAGGCGCTGGACCGGCTCTGGCTGCCCGCCATGCTTCTGCTGTCCATCGCGATCATGCTCTTGGGATGGGCCAACCAGCGAGTCACGGTAGCGGCACGCATGGCGACGGCCGATGTCCTCTCGCCGCTCTGGTCGCTCGTGGCCCTACCCAGTCATGAAATTTCGGAAGCCGTTTCCGAACTGCACAGCATCGGGCACCTCGCACATGAAAACGCCCAGCTCCGCTCCGAGAACGAAAACCTGCGCGGGTGGTATGATGTCGCCGTTTCCCTGACGCAGGAAAACGCCACGCTCAAAGATAATCTCCACTGGATGCCCGATCCGCTGCCGTCCTTCGTGACGGGGCGTGTGGTCGGCGATGTCGGTGGGCTCTACTCTCATGCCGTGCTCATCAATGCCGGACCCGCCAATGGTGTCCGGGTCGGTGACGTAGCGCTGGCCGCTGACGGCTTTGCCGGACGCGTGACGGAAACAGGCGAGCATTCCGCCCGTATCCTTCTGATCAATGACGTCGCCAGCCGTATCCCTGTCCTGCTGGAATCTAGCCACGGTACGGCCATCATGGCGGGTGACAATTCATCGACTCCAAGACTGATCTTTTATGCTCAGGACAATCACCCGGTTGAGGGAGAGCGTGTCGTCACATCCGGACAGGCGGATCTTCTCCCGACGGGTATTCCGGTCGGCACGGTTCATTATATTCATGCCGGAACGCCTGTTATGGTTCCCTATGCCCGCCTGAATCATCTGAGCATTTTGCGGGTCTTCAATTTCGAAACCGGGACAATCGAGTCACCGGATGCGCCGGGGCGTGTGCCTGTGACCTCCAGCCGCAGTTTCCGCAGCGACGGCAAGAAGGACAATCTGCTCGACGGCATGACCCTTGGCGGCGTGGTCGAAAGCGCGACCGGTCATTCACCCGCGGGCTATCAGCCGCAACGTCAGGATACTCAGGGCAGCGAAAAACCGGATTCATTCCGCACGAACGAGGAGCATCCGCAGAACCAGAATGAGGATGACAACACGCAGGGTGATCATCAGCCGTTACAGAAATCCGGCTCCATCATGCCTCACTCGTCTTTCAGTTTCCCTCCGGCAGGATGCGGATGA
- the mreD gene encoding rod shape-determining protein MreD, whose product MSSDPHSHPQSHWHPDVRSAPALAQRLDRLAMRLLPGGLTALAAVLLAAPTGIPGAIALIPGLAMASVFFWSVWRPASMSVPVVFCLGLLLDLIGFAPLGVTAFAFLLLHGTAVHMRFGLMRLNFVTLWLAFTLLESCVCWLSWFLVSSLSFRIMPTAPVMFECMLTAGVYPPFAALGNWAHRRFSNPEPQL is encoded by the coding sequence ATGTCTTCCGATCCTCACTCTCATCCGCAGTCTCACTGGCACCCTGATGTCCGGTCCGCGCCTGCTCTTGCGCAGCGTCTTGACCGGCTGGCCATGCGCCTGCTTCCCGGTGGCCTCACAGCCCTTGCCGCCGTTCTGCTGGCTGCCCCGACCGGCATCCCAGGTGCCATCGCGCTGATTCCGGGATTGGCGATGGCCTCGGTGTTTTTCTGGTCCGTCTGGCGACCGGCTTCGATGTCCGTGCCGGTGGTGTTCTGTCTGGGCCTTCTGCTTGACCTGATCGGTTTCGCGCCACTCGGGGTCACTGCCTTCGCATTTCTGCTGCTGCATGGAACAGCCGTTCACATGCGCTTTGGGCTCATGCGCCTGAATTTTGTCACGCTGTGGCTGGCTTTCACACTTCTGGAAAGCTGCGTATGCTGGTTGTCGTGGTTTCTGGTTTCTTCACTCTCATTCAGAATAATGCCGACAGCCCCGGTCATGTTCGAATGTATGCTCACTGCGGGTGTTTATCCTCCCTTCGCCGCCCTCGGAAACTGGGCGCATCGAAGATTTTCCAATCCGGAGCCGCAACTGTGA